The sequence TTAGATGAGATGTCCTGACAGGTGTATGGCAGTCCGTTTCGACCTTCTTCATTTTTTTGCCTCTTTCTTGAAAGCACGCCGGCCGTGTACCGGGCGAGGGGAAAGGGTAGGGATTCGGGCAACCGGTGACCTCGCGAGAAACCCCCTCGGGGCAAGCGCGTTTGTACGCCAGGCAGTGCTCCGGCCGGATGCAGGGCAGGCTACCGGTAGCGTTGCACGATCCCCGTGGCCCGCTCCACGATCATCTCGCGGAGCTCGGGGGGCCGGAGCACTTCCGCCTCGCCGCCGAAGGACATGATCCACGAGCAGATCTCGGCCAGGCCGCTCACGCGGAAGGAGAGCACGGCGCTCCCGTCCTCGAGGTCGACGCAGCGCTGGCTGAAATGCCACAGGCACTCCTTCACGTAGGGCGCCGCCTGTGGGGTGAAGAGCACCTCCACATCCTGGAGCTCGCTCCCCCGCATCACCTGCCAGGCCTCGCCCATGTAATCCTGTATGCTGAAGTCCTCGGGCGGCTGGAAATCCTTCTCGAGGAGGGCGGCCTCGAGGATGCGGTCGACCTTGAATATCTTTATCTCCCCGCGCAGGTGGCAGAACCCCACCAGGTACCAGGCATTGCTGCGGAAGAGGAAGCCGTAGGGGTCCACCTCGCGCTCGGTGACCTCTTCGCGGGAGAGGGAGTGGTAGGTCAAGCGCACGCTGCGGCTCTCCTCCACGCCCTTTTCCAGTGTTTCCAGTATGGGGAGCCGCTTGCCGTAATCCACGGTGGGTTCCCACGCCGGGGTGAAGTGCGAGGCCTCCCGGGTGACGGAGTCGCGGAGGCCGGGGGGGAGGACTGCGTAGATCTTCTCCATGGCGCTCTGCACCCCCCTCTGGAAGGGAGTGCCCTTCTGGCGGGAGAGGATC comes from Actinomycetota bacterium and encodes:
- a CDS encoding YafY family transcriptional regulator, whose translation is MEKASRLWRTLKIFTLIEGKPGIGACELAERCEVSQRTVYRDINLLKLAGIPIYYDRGYRVSEGFFLPPVHLDLNEVLSLAMGSEILSRQKGTPFQRGVQSAMEKIYAVLPPGLRDSVTREASHFTPAWEPTVDYGKRLPILETLEKGVEESRSVRLTYHSLSREEVTEREVDPYGFLFRSNAWYLVGFCHLRGEIKIFKVDRILEAALLEKDFQPPEDFSIQDYMGEAWQVMRGSELQDVEVLFTPQAAPYVKECLWHFSQRCVDLEDGSAVLSFRVSGLAEICSWIMSFGGEAEVLRPPELREMIVERATGIVQRYR